A section of the Humulus lupulus chromosome 2, drHumLupu1.1, whole genome shotgun sequence genome encodes:
- the LOC133819555 gene encoding uncharacterized protein LOC133819555, with protein sequence MLRSPFLNFLLCSLGDQMAPKKSASKKSVGSSSSQQASKGKEVATDSPIHNFGPTVEKEVEVGPDAFFEAERIASKVTTQGKVNKIMLSHNIEIGKGALDARPPLEGEQSCAPLDEEYAAWSDEHLNAEAFLPLDQYFADFLNYIKLAPFQLPPNSYRLLAGLKYLFLKQEWEVPTPANILYFFCLKASPEQRGRDDGFYYLTRFPNSAAIIELPSHPNDFKDQFFMSKGFRNCEYHYFNRSPIFARTTKSVTLGGQYETLVGLPQSEKDYRQLVSDETMLVCKLISPGQTLALRRPRTIPAAHEMASIPEEEAAGKDKDEVPLVRRKRALEVAQEVNAERTHSGAAASPSGQGNPYLFRDLDKATADLRLARFNPSQPVHRHQNDPDRDITLLQCVDQLVLCHDMSRPRGTIVVDNTLAFRSTFFEEYGTNLRSWPSLLEGVVAPGLRQYVEESNSEVDPEPEPPLTREVIILDSPIEDPGSEVVTIESSSSSEDEEMSQPGDNVLRSMFHGGNPSSGPLVKMLQLAKKTTGTSSQSPAKGKNQGPVAIEKVPPPPPAVEKMAPPPPRPPVPTREQEVPTGTLSAPTPGVRVPVNPQALEKVPEAFRGTVYETVTYMVDHCYNATPRDLREIETRSPENVMESSLGMTLMAALALQRSISRSRARIEEIRGEHQAAQVALASAQQQERDAKAALETARENERVAQAASIAAKTELEASRTKLQEAEATRVTLDAAKIEVEEAKAALVAERAASSSSMEAMLYHYWTFNQDGDFSFLGPDVWGSFLEKFKARLQQVAPSETGETSTATEQDGEGVTSSERPGGA encoded by the exons atgcttaggtccccttttctaaactttcttctttgttcgttaggcgaccagatggcacccaagaagagcgcatccaagaagagtgttggcagctcgtcatcccagcaagCTAGCAAAGGGAAAGAGGTGGCAACAGACTCCCCGATCCACAactttggtcccaccgtggagaaggaggtcgaggtggggcctgacgcctttttcgaggccgagaggattgcctcgaaggtcaccacccaggggaaagttaacaagataATGCTTTCCCACAATATAGAGATTGGGAAGGGCGCCCTGGACGCCCGGCCTCCCCTTGAGGGGGAgcagagctgcgcgccgctcgacgaggagtacgcggcctggagcgatgaacaTCTCAATGCTGaggcctttcttcccctggaccagtatttcgcggaTTTCTTAAATTACATAAAACTGGCCCCCTTccaactcccccctaactcctaccgtctgttagcggggttgaagtatttgttcctgaagcaggaatgggaggtccccacacctgcaaacatcctttacttcttctgcctcaaagccagcccggaacaACGGGGGCGAgatgacgggttctactacctgactcgTTTTCCCAATTCGGCTgcgatcatcgagctgcccagccaccccaatgacttcaaggatcaattcttcatgtcaaaggggtttcgcaactgcgaataccacTATTTCAACCGTTCTC ctatttttgcgaggacgactaagtcagtgacccttgggggtcagtacgaaacCTTGGTAGGGCTCCCCCAAAGTGAAAAagattaccgccagctcgtgtctgacgagacgatgctggtgtgtaagttaatttccccaggccagactctggccttgaggaggccgcggaCCATACCCGCTGCTCACGAGATGGCgtccatccccgaggaggaggccgcgggtaAGGAcaaggacgaggtgcccctcgtgcgccggaagcgagctttggaggtcgcccaggaagTCAATGCAGAGAGGACCCATTCCGGCgcagcagccagcccctccggccaaggtaacccttacttatttagggacttagacaagGCCACTgcagacctacggcttgctaggtttaaccccagccaacccgttcaccgccaccaaaatgacccagaTCGTGACATCACCTTACTCCaatgtgttgaccagctcgtgctgtgtcatgacatgagccgccctaggggtaccatagtagtagataataccctggcctttaggtcgaccttctttgaggagtacgggaccaaccttagatcgtggccctccctcctggagggcgtagtagctccgggtcttaggcagtatgtagaggagtccaatTCTGAGGTGGATCCGGAGCCAGAGCCTCCTCTCACCCGcgaagtcattatcttagactcccccatagaagaTCCGGGGTcggaggtcgtgacaatagaatcctcctctagctcggagg acgaggagatgtcgcagcctGGGGACAACGTTCTGCGGTCTATGTTCCATGGAGGAAACCCCTCCTCCGGGCCTTTGGTGAAGATGCTCCAGCTGGCCAAGAAGACCACTGGGACTTCTTCccagtctcctgccaaggggaaaaaccaaggcCCCGTCGCCATagagaaagtgcctccaccccctcctgcagtagagaagatggctccacctcccccgcgacctcctgtccCTACTCGGGAACAGGAGGTGCCCACTGGGACCTTGTCAGCTCCGACCCCCGGTGTGCGTGTCCCGGTCaacccccaggccttggagaaagtcCCCGAGGCCTTTAGGGGGACTGTCTACGAAACCgtgacctacatggtggaccactgctacaacgccaccccgagggatttgcgggagatcgagacaaggagccccgagaacgtgatggagtcttcattggggatgaccctcatg gcggctttggccctccaacggagcatatctcggtccagggccaggatcgaggagattaggggcgagcaccaggctgccCAGGTCGCCCTTGCGTCCGCTCAACAACAGGAGCGAGATGCCAAGGCGGCTCTGGAAACTGCCCGAGAAAATGAGAGGGTCGCGCAGGCCGCTTCGATTGCTGCGAAGAccgagctggaggcatctcggaccaagctgcaggaggccgaggccacCAGGGTCACCCTAGACGCCGCGAAGATCGaggtcgaggaggccaaggctgctctcgtggcggagagggcagcttccagctcctccatggaggccatgctgtaccaCTACTGGACCTTCAaccaagatggtgacttttccttcttggGGCCGGACGTGTGGGGATCCTTTttggagaagtttaaagctcgccttcaacaagtggcgccctccgagactggggagacttccactgccaccgagcaggatggcgagggggtgacttcatcagagcggcctggcggggcttag